AAATGAGATTTCATGATTTCCCCCGGATGTATGAGTAAGTTATCGTCCGTTATAAAACAAGATGGTGGATGCTGTCAAGCAATCGGGCGATTGTTTTGCGCTTGGTTCGCTTGATTTGAACCAGGCTTTCGATTTAGTATTCATAGAGTATCTACAATAAAAAATAGGGAGATCACTATGCGAATTCACTTTATGGGCGCGGCTGGCGGCGTAACGGGCTCGATGCATCTGATCGAAGTGAACGGCAAACGCATCCTTCTCGACTGCGGGTTTTTCCAAGGCCGCCGCGATGAGAGCAATCAACTCAACCGCAATCTCCCGTTTTCGCAACAAAATATTGATTGCATGGTATTGTCGCACGCGCATATCGACCATAGTGGAAACATCCCCTTGCTCAGCCGGGGCTATGAAGGCGACATTATTTGTACGCTGGCGACGCGCGACCTTTGCGCTGTCATGTTGATGGACAGCGCCCATATTCAAGAAAAAGACGCCGAGTTTTATAACAAAAAAATCGCGCAAACCCCTGATGATTATATTACGCCGATCTACGGGTATGCGGATGTCGATAAATGCCTCAAGCAATTTGTGGGCATCAATTACGAACGCCCGTTTCATTTATGCGACGGCGTGACGTTGACATTCTTTGACGCCGGCCATGTTCTTGGTTCCGCCGTGACCGTGTTGGATATCGTCGAAGACGGCAAGAAGCAACGCTTGGTCTATAGCGGCGACATCGGGCGACGTATGAAACCTATCTTAAAAGACCCGGTCTATGTGAACGACGCCGATATCATGTTGCTGGAAAGCACCTACGGCAATCGCGAGCATGAGGCGATTGAAACGGCGGACGATCAACTCGCGAAAGCAGTCAACGACATACAGGCCCGCAAGGGTAAATTGATTATTCCAAGTTTTGCGTTAGAGCGTACGCAAGAGATCATTTATTGTCTGCGTAAGTTGCTCAAAGAGAAACGAATTGAGCCGATTCCTATATTTATTGATAGTCCGCTCGCGATCAGAGTGACGGAAATTTTCCGCTTGCATCCAGAGTGTTTTGATGAAGAAATTCTCTCGTTATTTAACATGCGGGAAGACCCGTTCGATTTTCCCAATTTAGAAATGTCGCGCAGCAAAGAATCATCACAGGCGCTGAATGACGTTGACGGGCCGATGATTATTTTGTCCGCATCCGGCATGTGCGAAGCCGGGCGCATCCTCCATCACCTGCGCAACAACATCGGCGACCCGAACAATATGATTTTGATCGTCGGGTTTCAGGCGAAAAATACGTTAGGCCGAAAAATTCTCGAGCGCCGTTCCACAGTGCGTATTTTTGGCCTTGAACATAATCTCGAAGCAGAAGTGCGCGTTATCAATGCATATAGCGGCCATGCTGACCGGCATGGACTGGACCGGTTTGCAAACGCCTCCAAAGAGACTGTGAAGAATTTGTACCTCGTTCACGGCGAGCCGGAACAGAGCAAGGCGATGGCGGAGCGGTTGCTACAGAACGGCTTCTCTCATGTTCATGTTCCAGAACGGGGTGAGTATGTGGATGTATGAGCAGAGACTGTAAATGATATAAACAAAAGTATTCTGTATTAAACGCCTGAGATGTGGAGCCCGTTTCATTGATTAAAAGCACGGCAATGATTGAATTTTCTAAACAAGAGACGCGGTTCATTACTGTGTTTGCAGTGATATGCGTCGTTTATTTTTTTGTGAGTTTTGTGTTTGATCAATTTGTTGAATTGGCCTATTACGATGAGTTGCAGGCTTTGTTTGTTCCCGCTCTCTTGTATCCTTCATTTCATTTTTCTCGCAAAGTTTATTTCTTCAGTACGGCGCTGGTTATGCTTACGATTGGATTAACCGATTTTGCGCTTATGACTGATGCGGTTGGCGCTGTTCGTACGGCTGCGATTGTTTTGATCGGAGTATTAATGGCGCAGGAAATGATCTTTCGAAACGCGCGAACGCAGCGCATTTTGAAAGATGAAAAAGAAGAAATTGCAGCCAAACTCGAACAGACATTAGATAAAGTCCGTCGGCTGAGTGAAATTCTACCCATGTGCGGCGTTTGCAATCAACTGAGGACAGACGATGAAACCTGGAGTAAGTTTGAAGGGTTTCTCAAAGATGAACTCCATGTTGAACTTATTCACGGCGTTTGTGAAAATTGTCTCCGTGAAATGATGGACGATATTAGCGTAGAAAAGGGCGATTCGTCGACAGACCTGCTATTCGAATAATCAATCGCCCGCTGGCGCTGGTTGTTCGTTGTTGCGCGAGGCGAGCGCGATCCAACCTCGATCTGTATATACGGGCGCAGGCCAAATTTTTCCTACTTGACGAACACGGTAATAGGGACGGGTGTTCAAGTCTTCAAGTTTTCGTTTAAACCACCAATGCACGGGTAGGATATTTAACTCACGCATCAATATGGGATGAAACGAATATCGCTTTTGCAGTTTCATCAATTTCCCTCAATATAGCAATGCGCCTTAAATGCGCAGGAGTCTCTTACAAACGATGATGTATGATGTGGGTTTCAGTGTGATTAGCAAGTGTAATGCAAGAGACTTCTCCCAAATAAATCAGGAGAAGTCTCGTAATAGGCTCAATTCTATTGAATTAGGATAAGCCTGCCAATGTCCACGGTTCGCGCATGGGGCGCGACAACAGCCAGTTGGCGGGCGTATCTCCGATAAATTCTTCTTTCTCCGGGTCCCATCGCAATTTACGTTTTAATAACATGGCAATATGGCCGATGTGGGCGATTGTGATGGTGCGGTGCCCGGTTTCCGCAGGCGCGTAGCATTCTTTGCGCGACTTGACGCAATCGAGGAAATTGCGCTGCTCGCCTTCGGGGCAGGTATACAACTGCGTTTCCATTTTGCTGATTGGTTCATCCAAAATTGCTTGTGAACTGGCTTCGAGCTCTGCCCGCCAGCCGTCGTTGCCAATCCAGCCGTCGCTCCCAATGAATTTGAGATAGGGGTTTTTCGATTCGACGATGAGTTTGACGCCGTCGGCGAATGTATAGTTTATGATAAAATCATGGGCGACATCATATAGCCCCTCGTTGGGGAACTTGCCTTTGCCTTCAATCTCGACCGGGCCGGTCTGCTCGGTTCCGTGGCCCCACTGCGCCAGGTCAATCATGTGGGCGCCCCAGTCGGTCAACTGCCCGCCGGAATACTCCATGATCCAACGGAAGTTCCAATGACAGCGCGCTTCGCTGTAGGGACGCACCGGCGCTTGTCCCAGCCACATATCGTAATCAAAGCCTTCAGGGGGATCTTTGATCTCCATACTTGCCTTGTTGATGCCGGGTTTGCCGGGCAGGCCGACGCGAATCTCTTTTAGTTTTCCAATTCGTCCGTTGCGTACGAGCGTACATAAGCGGTGGTAATTCACGTCAGAACGGTTTTCGGTTGCGGTCTGAAATACGCGCTGGTATTTCTTCATCGCGTCTGCAAGCAGGCGGCCTTCGATCACCGTGAGCGACAGCGGCTTTTCGCACATGACGTCTTTGCCCGCTCGCGCCGCCATGATGGAAGGGATGACGTGCCAATGGTCAGGGGTGGCGTTCATCACGGCGTCGATGTCGGTTCGCTCTAAGATTTCGCGAAAGTCGTTGTAGTCGTCGCAGCCGTTGTAGGCGCCGCGTTCTTTCATTTCTGCATAACGGGTTTCGATCAAAGCCTTCGCTGCGAGCCGACGCGAGCGGTCAACGTCGCACACCGCCAGAATGCGGCAGTCCGGCTCAGGTAGAAAGCGCTTAATGTTGCGGTTAACGCCGTGGTCGCCGGTTCCAATCACGCCAAGGGTGATCTGGTCGCTGGGCGCGGTGGCGCCGTTGCGTCCTAACACGGTGGACGGCACAACCATCGGCGCGGCGGCGGTCAACGC
The Candidatus Hinthialibacter antarcticus genome window above contains:
- a CDS encoding MBL fold metallo-hydrolase, producing MRIHFMGAAGGVTGSMHLIEVNGKRILLDCGFFQGRRDESNQLNRNLPFSQQNIDCMVLSHAHIDHSGNIPLLSRGYEGDIICTLATRDLCAVMLMDSAHIQEKDAEFYNKKIAQTPDDYITPIYGYADVDKCLKQFVGINYERPFHLCDGVTLTFFDAGHVLGSAVTVLDIVEDGKKQRLVYSGDIGRRMKPILKDPVYVNDADIMLLESTYGNREHEAIETADDQLAKAVNDIQARKGKLIIPSFALERTQEIIYCLRKLLKEKRIEPIPIFIDSPLAIRVTEIFRLHPECFDEEILSLFNMREDPFDFPNLEMSRSKESSQALNDVDGPMIILSASGMCEAGRILHHLRNNIGDPNNMILIVGFQAKNTLGRKILERRSTVRIFGLEHNLEAEVRVINAYSGHADRHGLDRFANASKETVKNLYLVHGEPEQSKAMAERLLQNGFSHVHVPERGEYVDV
- a CDS encoding Gfo/Idh/MocA family oxidoreductase; translated protein: MLSKYHTRRSFLRQSSIAALTAAAPMVVPSTVLGRNGATAPSDQITLGVIGTGDHGVNRNIKRFLPEPDCRILAVCDVDRSRRLAAKALIETRYAEMKERGAYNGCDDYNDFREILERTDIDAVMNATPDHWHVIPSIMAARAGKDVMCEKPLSLTVIEGRLLADAMKKYQRVFQTATENRSDVNYHRLCTLVRNGRIGKLKEIRVGLPGKPGINKASMEIKDPPEGFDYDMWLGQAPVRPYSEARCHWNFRWIMEYSGGQLTDWGAHMIDLAQWGHGTEQTGPVEIEGKGKFPNEGLYDVAHDFIINYTFADGVKLIVESKNPYLKFIGSDGWIGNDGWRAELEASSQAILDEPISKMETQLYTCPEGEQRNFLDCVKSRKECYAPAETGHRTITIAHIGHIAMLLKRKLRWDPEKEEFIGDTPANWLLSRPMREPWTLAGLS